The DNA window aattaagctaaaaaataataaatataaacaaaTCAATCTGTCGGACCAAGAAACTTACTGATTCGCTAGTCTGACAAGTGAATCGGTCGGATCACACCATTTTTATCGGATCAATTGTAACAATGGTCCGAAGATCTTACCAGACTGCTCTACCCTTCGTTTTACTACAATCTAACCGGTCCGACTGAATGGAACGGTCCGAATTTTAAAACTATGTATAACATAtaaaatgagagagaataataaatattttaaaagataatagaaaaatattattaattatttattgaaattATAAAAAGACTTATATTACATTAcagtaaactttttttttaatcgaCTTGTAATAAAAAACGGAGAGTATAACTTTTTCTTCTTGAAATAATTTAGACCATTAGTTTTTGTCTAAAATGAGAGAAAACTATACAATTtcttattttgtcttttttttctttaatctTCATCCTCAAAATATTGTGACAAGCAAAAATGCTTTTCTTGCGCACTattgtattattattttaattaattaattcatgtAGAGTGTGTAAATCGAGATAAAGGTTGAGTGGGGCATGCAAAGGATACTTATAAAAGGGGTGTGTGATGTGTTTATTATGCAAGAAGAGTGTGTGTTCTTTttgaggaagaagattcaaagagAACTTGTGCAAGAGTTAGTGCTCACCTCTCACACCTCTTCAAGTTCAAGAATCAAACACTAAGAGCAATAAGGTATGCCAATTTCTTCCCTTACAAACTTTCTTCATTTTTGAGTTTATATAGATTCTCTCATATCTATTGAGTATCAAACGATTATATTTACACTAATCAATAAATCGTCAATAGCGTCTGACGCAATAATTAACatgtaaatagtaaataaaaaattaaattagttttataatatttcttatattatttgaaaaaatttaaattaattttttaaaattctttttttagtgaaaaaaaaaatataagagataCTTGAATCCGATACAAACTCATACAAAATTCTGATAATAAGAAAAACCTAGAAGACATCAAAACTAACAAGCAACCAACAACATTATATCTTCATTTCTAATTGACATTGCTTTATGGCTATTAGATTTTACCTTTTCAAGAATTTACCTTTTCAAGAATTTGGTTTCTTAAAAATCAAATCTAAGTACATTTGTCATTTGTAAGGTTTTTAATTAAtgcatttattttgttttaaattaattgacccataaatattaatatgatcaactttaacttcatttttttccTTCATTCTTTGTTCCTCagtctaaattaattaaaatccacaaaccaaaaaaGCCTGACAAGGAACACACTATGAAAAATAATACTATTGATATTGCCAAAATTGTGAGTGGAGAACTACTCTTTGAAtacaataatttaaattcaataacTTTTAGTGAGTAATAATGCTAACTTTTTAtgcttaaaataatataattaacttTCACATCAACACACTCTTAATGGAGAAATTCACGTTTAGTGTCAAAATTAGTCTTATCTTCTATGCTTAATTGCATGCAACTTGCATGCCACTACCTTCCATTTCTAATAAATGTTGATTTAATACTCATGATTAGTCATATGGTAactcactttttatttttttaactcaCTTTTTAACTTCTTAAAGAAACATATTTTATTGAAGAaatgttatttgttattatttaatttatttattttttaaaaattattatccgTATCAACGTGtcaatattaatattaatgttgtAATTTGATGTCgtgttatatttttgttattcaaataaaattaataataattctaTAGACTACACTTTTTTTTTACCATGTATATCTTTTCTAAATACCATACAACTTTGTTATATAATTGTATCCAAAAAAAACTTTGTTATATAAGTGTGATCCACCATGACAATATTTCTTTAAGAGGTCCACCAATAATTAAATTGAGTACGATAAACATTTTtcttatcaaaattaaaatgatGTTTCGTTTTTCTCAAATATTATAGcttttcaaattttttctaaAGAAAGGTCAAAACATGCTTCACTTTAgctctttcttttcttgttccGTAGTTGTTTAAAATACAATGACATATACCAACAATAGTATTTCATAAAAGCTATATTGTTTCCAAATCCTAATTCAACAGAAAGAAATTGTTATTATTAGATATTGTTAGGTTGAACGCTGTCGTCATAATACAAACTCTGATATTCACGATTACAAACTCTGATATTTACGATTGTGTATAAATTTTTAGTAGGTTCGAACTCTTatatttgtatataatatttgatctttatatatcaaaaaatattagttgaaaaaatctatattatatgtataaaaaatttagtgacaaatttaattttaagtttttgaataaaatataaatatttagtgCCTAAAACATGTGTCTTCTTCTAtagagaaaaacttttaaaagaaattacttttattttatcaacTTTTAATCATATCCACAAAATAATCTTTTAATCTTGTCTTGTTGTACAAATCTTCTTTTATCAATAGTCAATATCTCTATTTTCAGAATCATGTTAATATATaaactttttatataaaaatcaaaGTAAAGTACTATATAGTATACACATATTTTACAAAAATGTTAGGTACATCTTTACATAAAATATTAGCATATTATCAGTATAGTGTTACACAAGTAACAGATATTTGAATTTCTTAACTACTAAGTTTAGAGTTCGATTTTGTTCGATTTCTGATTATTGTATACATacataaagattttttttattaagaaattttaaatttttggcaTTTTCTTCCTCGAGCCGGCTTCCGAACACAAGTCTCTAAAATTTTCATTAttaaaaaatgaaggaaaaaaaagATTTATCTGTTTTATGTTTCTATCAGGGGTTTATGGAACTGGGGGAGGTTCTTGAATTACTATTAgcttatatttttgttgtttactTTACAAAGAAGTTTCATGGAAACACATGAGAAGAAGGTTCAATCATACATGCAACACTATAAATACATAACTTTTCTGTCACCTTTCAATGATAAAAGGTGTCACATTATTTATCTCATTTAGTTCAAGTTTGAAACAATCTTTAGGTTTCTATGTTTTTCACTCTCTTGATGAATGTATTCaaatttggttttaattttgACATTGAACTAACTTACTTAAACTTGGCAGATTGGTGCATCCTCAAGGCATCATACTCTTCTTGATTGAGTTGCTATCATGGACGATAACAGTATCGCGAATAATAATGCGGTCAAGAACAAGTGGTTAATGCCTCTATCAGTTTTCTTCAAAGATGCAAGGTACATTACATTCAATTTTTGTGTAATCTAAATTGTCACCATTGTTTCTTGGAGGACTAAAAGGTATTAATAATTGGCTTTGTTGATGTAAATGTAAATGTAGCCTTGTATTCAAGATGGACACACTAGCTAAGGAGATTCTTGGGATTGCATTCCCATCTGCACTTGCTGTTGCTGCTGATCCAATTGCTTCTCTTATCGACACCGCATTCATCGGCCACTTGGGTACGTTTTTTTCTTCTCACTAGATCATGACGTTATACTATAGTCTTGATCAGAACCGTCTTTGAGAGCGGCAAGATGGACTACTGTATaggatccaaaatttgtcacagttAAATTGTGGCTAAATAgggtttttcataaaatattgtTACAGTTAAATCGCGCTTAAATAGTACCTCCAGTTAAATCGCGCTTAAATAGTACCTCCATTTGTACAGCTATGGTTAAACTTAAACTGCTGTTAATCTACACAGAGTCTCCAAAAACTTGAGATGGCTCTGGTCTGGACTGGAGTTGTAATAAAGATCATTTTAATGTTGTGGCTTGTTTGAAGCTAAATGTTTTTATCTTTTTCATGTGTTTAGGGCCGGTGGAACTTGCGGCTGCGGGAGTTTCGATTGCGGTGTTCAACCAAGCGTCAAGGATTACCATTTTCCCTTTGGTCAGTATTACAACTTCCTTTGTAGCTGAAGAAGATACTATTAATAAAATCAATAGCATAGCAGCAGAAAAGCAATCCAATGAAAGCATTAAGGCAAAGTCCAATGAAGTAATGCCTGATGATCATTTGCTTCAAGACATAGAAGCAGGTGCAACAAAACCGGATGGTACCTTGAAAAACGAGACAAAAAATGAAGATGGTACTtcctctctatctttctctttctatgatatgATTTGAGTTACTGACACATTCACCGGTAATAGTTTGAGAAAACTATATAGTTAAATGTAACTCGGTCTGTCTATGTTCTATGTTAAGTCTATGTCAGACACCAAACACGTTTTCAATCTGAAGTGTCGGTGCTACAGAGATATAGGTAAATGAGTGCATATGTTGTTCTAACATGCTAAATTTCATTATCAGATGCTAATTTCAATACAAGCAAGTCTTCTATTGTTACTAGTAATGGTAACAAGAG is part of the Vicia villosa cultivar HV-30 ecotype Madison, WI unplaced genomic scaffold, Vvil1.0 ctg.000232F_1_1_2_unsc, whole genome shotgun sequence genome and encodes:
- the LOC131625616 gene encoding protein DETOXIFICATION 43-like encodes the protein MDDNSIANNNAVKNKWLMPLSVFFKDASLVFKMDTLAKEILGIAFPSALAVAADPIASLIDTAFIGHLGPVELAAAGVSIAVFNQASRITIFPLVSITTSFVAEEDTINKINSIAAEKQSNESIKAKSNEVMPDDHLLQDIEAGATKPDGTLKNETKNEDDANFNTSKSSIVTSNGNKSESRPIRKKRHIASASTALLFGTVLGLIQAATLIFAAKPLLGAMGLKSDSPMMTPATKYLRLRALGAPAVLLSLAMQGIFRGFKDTTTPLYVIVSGYTLNVALDPLLIFYFKMGIRGAAISHVLSQ